A genome region from Paenibacillus pabuli includes the following:
- the aroC gene encoding chorismate synthase: protein MSLRYLTAGETHGPQLTAIIEGLPSNLNIDFEELNFQLHRRQKGYGRGRRMQIEKDQANFVGGIRHGYTTGAPVALVVQNNDWKHWQNIMNIEPIEGSDEEKRRVHRPRPGHADLNGGLKYNLKDLRNVLERSSARETTVRVACGAIARQFLAEFGIKVAGRVLRIGEIEAPYQDLPIDELIEVTEASSVRVTDAETEKKMEAYIDQIKQEGDSIGGIVECIVEGVPIGLGSHVQYDRKLDARIAQGVMSINAFKGVEIGIGFEAGTIRGSQVHDEILHTEERGYHRATNRLGGFEGGMTNGMPVVVRGVMKPIPTLYKPLQSVDIDTKEAFTAQVERSDACAVPAASVVMEHVVAWEIAKAFLEKFGGDSMEEIRANYNNYNAQLENY, encoded by the coding sequence ATGAGTTTACGTTATTTAACCGCAGGGGAAACGCACGGACCCCAATTGACCGCAATAATTGAAGGATTGCCAAGCAATCTGAATATTGATTTTGAAGAACTGAACTTCCAGCTCCACCGTAGACAAAAAGGATATGGCCGTGGACGCCGGATGCAGATTGAGAAAGATCAGGCCAATTTCGTGGGCGGCATCCGTCATGGATATACAACTGGGGCTCCGGTAGCTCTGGTCGTTCAAAATAATGACTGGAAACACTGGCAGAATATTATGAATATCGAGCCTATTGAAGGCAGTGATGAAGAGAAACGCCGCGTTCATCGTCCTCGTCCTGGACATGCCGATCTGAATGGCGGACTTAAATATAACCTGAAAGATCTGCGCAACGTCTTGGAGCGTTCCAGTGCGCGTGAAACAACGGTACGTGTAGCTTGTGGAGCGATCGCTCGTCAATTCCTAGCAGAGTTTGGGATTAAGGTGGCGGGGCGTGTACTGCGTATCGGAGAGATTGAGGCCCCTTACCAAGACCTGCCAATCGATGAGCTGATTGAAGTAACAGAAGCTTCCTCGGTTCGAGTAACCGATGCAGAGACGGAGAAGAAGATGGAAGCCTACATTGATCAGATCAAGCAGGAAGGCGACTCCATCGGAGGAATCGTGGAATGCATTGTTGAAGGTGTGCCTATCGGTCTCGGAAGCCATGTGCAGTATGATCGCAAATTGGATGCACGGATTGCTCAGGGTGTTATGTCCATCAATGCATTTAAAGGTGTGGAAATCGGTATCGGATTTGAAGCAGGAACGATTCGCGGTTCTCAGGTGCATGATGAGATTCTTCACACGGAAGAACGTGGTTACCACCGCGCAACGAATCGTTTGGGTGGATTTGAAGGCGGAATGACTAATGGCATGCCGGTTGTGGTTCGTGGGGTTATGAAACCTATTCCGACACTGTACAAACCGCTTCAAAGTGTTGATATTGATACCAAAGAAGCCTTTACTGCTCAAGTCGAACGTTCTGATGCATGTGCTGTTCCAGCAGCAAGCGTAGTCATGGAACATGTGGTGGCATGGGAGATTGCCAAGGCATTCCTTGAGAAGTTCGGCGGAGATTCCATGGAGGAAATTCGCGCGAACTATAACAATTACAATGCTCAACTGGAGAACTACTAA
- the aroB gene encoding 3-dehydroquinate synthase has translation MRQLTVQLEERSYPILIGSGLLAEAPRFFEQYGLTKKSPLLIITDENVAPKYLASLEQTLRAADYTVVSAVVPSGETSKSLSVYQDMMTVAIEGKLDRSSAIIALGGGVVGDLAGFVAATYMRGIKFVQVPTTILAHDSSVGGKVAVNHPLAKNMIGAFHQPELVLYDVDTLQSLPPRDVSAGLSEMLKHGLIRDEAFAHWCEEHAEELLALDPEALGYGLERGCGIKADIVSRDERENGERALLNLGHTIGHAIEAIAGYGEFLHGEAISIGMAGSALLGEKLGAPAGLYDDTVRMLRSLRLPVTMPKHLDTDALMDAMMHDKKFREGHMVFIIPDRIGAARIVKDVPVSAVRDVIELLKKGAE, from the coding sequence ATGCGTCAGCTGACAGTTCAGTTGGAGGAACGCTCGTACCCCATTTTGATCGGCAGTGGTCTGCTCGCTGAGGCGCCGCGGTTCTTTGAACAGTATGGTTTAACAAAAAAAAGTCCGCTGCTCATTATTACGGATGAGAACGTGGCTCCCAAGTATTTGGCTAGTCTTGAACAGACACTCCGGGCGGCCGACTATACAGTCGTCTCGGCAGTGGTTCCTTCGGGAGAGACATCCAAATCCCTTTCGGTTTACCAGGACATGATGACAGTTGCCATCGAGGGTAAACTGGACCGTAGTTCCGCCATTATTGCATTAGGCGGAGGCGTTGTGGGAGATCTCGCTGGATTCGTGGCTGCTACATATATGCGTGGAATCAAGTTTGTACAAGTCCCTACAACCATTCTTGCACATGACAGCAGTGTAGGTGGCAAAGTGGCCGTTAACCATCCATTGGCCAAAAATATGATTGGTGCATTCCATCAGCCTGAGCTTGTGCTCTATGATGTGGATACACTTCAATCCTTGCCGCCGCGGGATGTTTCAGCCGGATTATCGGAAATGCTGAAGCACGGACTGATTCGCGACGAAGCTTTTGCACATTGGTGTGAAGAGCATGCGGAAGAGTTGCTTGCACTTGATCCGGAAGCGCTCGGATACGGACTCGAACGCGGATGTGGCATCAAGGCTGACATTGTGTCTCGTGATGAGCGGGAAAACGGAGAGCGTGCACTTTTGAATTTGGGTCACACCATTGGTCATGCGATTGAAGCGATTGCTGGATACGGTGAGTTTTTGCATGGAGAAGCCATCTCGATCGGGATGGCCGGATCGGCTTTGCTAGGTGAGAAGCTTGGTGCACCTGCAGGTCTGTATGACGATACAGTGCGTATGCTTCGTTCCCTGCGGTTACCGGTCACAATGCCGAAACATTTGGATACGGATGCTTTGATGGATGCAATGATGCATGACAAGAAATTCCGTGAAGGACATATGGTCTTCATTATTCCGGATCGAATTGGAGCAGCGAGAATTGTGAAAGACGTGCCCGTATCGGCAGTTCGGGATGTCATTGAATTGCTTAAGAAGGGAGCTGAATAG
- the aroH gene encoding chorismate mutase, producing the protein MATRGIRGATTVTQNNEELILKETAVLLQEIVDRNDIKPEDICSVWITMTGDLDAAFPAKAIRQLDGWELVPLMCALEVPVKGALPQCIRFMVHVNTTKDQHEINHVYLNGAQSLRPDLAAPSNS; encoded by the coding sequence ATGGCAACACGAGGAATTCGCGGGGCTACAACAGTCACGCAAAATAACGAAGAACTGATTTTGAAGGAAACAGCGGTATTGCTGCAGGAGATTGTGGACCGCAACGATATTAAGCCGGAAGATATCTGCAGCGTCTGGATTACGATGACTGGTGATTTGGATGCAGCCTTTCCAGCGAAGGCCATTCGTCAACTGGATGGCTGGGAACTGGTGCCTCTGATGTGTGCGCTGGAAGTACCCGTTAAGGGGGCCTTGCCGCAATGCATTCGTTTCATGGTCCATGTGAACACGACCAAAGACCAGCATGAAATTAATCATGTGTACCTGAATGGGGCGCAATCCTTACGGCCTGATTTGGCTGCACCTTCGAATTCATAA
- the trpE gene encoding anthranilate synthase component I, whose translation MITPNVNQVLKMSNEYNLIPVVKRILADMETPIRIFRRYADNDRAFLLESVEGGIQWARYSFIGTDPFLMISAKKGRIEVEEAGQKRELPGKPIEELKALLRKYRSPKDDELPPFTGGAIGFFGYDLLQYYEKLPAHALDDLNMDDIRFMFCDQIIVFDHVKQQMLLVGNVHVKEGATDEDIRKAYAVTSEKLEQAAERLQQQGPGENLNPRSIPGDVDLGDIRSNLTKEQFIGNVEQAKEYIRAGDIFQVVLSQRFHIDTEVSPLHVYRVLRTLNPSPYMYYLKMDDEIIVGTSPEALVKVDGNRVETRPIAGTRPRGATEAEDRALAADLLQDEKERAEHLMLVDLGRNDLGRVSKFGSVKCDMFMEIERYSHVMHMVSNVTGELREDKDFFDAFLSCLPAGTVSGAPKLRAMEIIAELEKEARGAYAGAIGYLGFSGNMDACITIRTIIFKKGKAYVQAGAGIVWDSVPESEYEETVNKAKALLTAIRTAEAMFPPKGKDNHLTLANADYFVTPATAVQN comes from the coding sequence ATGATAACGCCAAACGTTAATCAAGTACTGAAAATGTCGAATGAATATAATCTGATTCCGGTAGTCAAACGGATTTTGGCTGATATGGAAACCCCCATCCGGATTTTCCGCCGTTATGCTGACAATGACCGGGCATTCCTGCTGGAAAGTGTGGAGGGCGGTATTCAATGGGCAAGATATTCCTTCATTGGTACGGATCCGTTTTTGATGATTTCGGCCAAAAAGGGCCGGATTGAAGTGGAAGAAGCTGGACAGAAGCGTGAACTGCCAGGCAAACCGATTGAAGAACTAAAAGCGCTGCTGCGCAAGTATCGTAGTCCCAAAGATGACGAACTGCCGCCATTTACAGGCGGGGCGATTGGTTTTTTTGGATATGATCTGCTGCAATATTATGAGAAGCTTCCGGCTCATGCGCTGGATGATCTGAATATGGATGATATTCGCTTCATGTTCTGTGACCAAATTATTGTGTTTGACCATGTGAAGCAGCAAATGCTGCTTGTCGGAAACGTTCATGTCAAAGAGGGAGCAACGGATGAGGATATCAGGAAGGCTTATGCAGTGACGTCAGAGAAGCTTGAGCAGGCCGCTGAGCGCTTGCAGCAGCAAGGACCTGGGGAAAACCTGAATCCGCGATCCATTCCTGGAGACGTTGATCTGGGGGATATTCGTTCCAACCTAACAAAGGAACAGTTTATCGGCAATGTGGAGCAAGCCAAAGAATATATACGTGCAGGTGATATTTTTCAGGTCGTGCTGTCACAACGCTTCCACATCGATACCGAAGTTTCCCCTTTACATGTATATCGTGTACTTCGGACGCTGAATCCGTCACCCTATATGTATTATCTGAAAATGGATGATGAAATTATTGTCGGGACCTCACCAGAGGCGCTGGTGAAGGTGGACGGGAATCGTGTGGAGACACGGCCAATTGCTGGTACACGCCCAAGAGGTGCGACGGAAGCGGAAGATCGTGCACTTGCTGCCGATCTGCTGCAGGATGAGAAGGAACGGGCGGAACATCTCATGCTGGTTGATCTGGGCCGCAATGATCTCGGCCGGGTATCGAAATTTGGCAGTGTGAAATGTGACATGTTCATGGAGATTGAGCGTTATTCCCACGTCATGCACATGGTTTCGAATGTGACAGGCGAGCTCAGAGAAGACAAGGATTTCTTCGATGCATTCCTCTCTTGTCTCCCAGCTGGAACAGTATCCGGCGCACCGAAGCTGCGCGCGATGGAGATTATTGCGGAGCTGGAAAAAGAAGCGCGCGGTGCTTACGCAGGCGCTATCGGATATCTCGGGTTTTCCGGTAACATGGATGCCTGCATTACGATTCGAACCATCATTTTCAAAAAAGGAAAAGCGTACGTGCAGGCGGGGGCAGGCATCGTATGGGATTCGGTACCTGAAAGTGAATACGAGGAGACGGTCAACAAGGCGAAAGCATTGCTTACAGCGATCCGTACAGCGGAAGCCATGTTCCCTCCTAAGGGAAAAGATAACCACCTGACACTTGCTAATGCAGATTATTTTGTGACACCAGCCACGGCTGTACAGAACTGA
- the trpD gene encoding anthranilate phosphoribosyltransferase — protein sequence MNPVMNEDSKKSTSVVSQNEGMKGGLAKILEGNHLEQAEARNLMYSIMRGEATPAQIGGLLMALRMKGETVDEITGFAEAMRGQGGRILTDGSGLLDTCGTGGSGIHKFNISTASAIIAAAVSVRVAKHGNRSASGKAGSADVLEALGVNIHLDGEQARQCLDEIGICFCFAQVYHPSMKHAAAPRKELGVRTIFNMLGPLTNPAGADRQLLGLYDRSRTPMIAEVLNRLGLKRALVVASHDGLDEISISAPTQVSELRNGEVQTYDIDPRDVGLSMHPLEAVLGGDALQNAEIIKRIFRGERSAYRDVVLLNAGACIYLSGLAETIAEGVTMAAEAVDSGKAAMKLEQLIHTTEAYSHVS from the coding sequence ATGAACCCTGTGATGAATGAAGATTCCAAGAAATCCACATCTGTCGTTAGCCAGAACGAAGGGATGAAGGGCGGCCTAGCCAAAATTTTGGAGGGCAACCACCTCGAGCAGGCGGAAGCACGTAACTTGATGTACTCCATCATGAGAGGTGAAGCGACTCCGGCTCAGATCGGCGGGCTGCTTATGGCTCTCCGAATGAAGGGGGAAACGGTGGACGAAATCACCGGTTTTGCCGAGGCTATGCGCGGACAGGGCGGCCGGATTCTTACGGATGGCAGCGGACTGCTGGATACTTGCGGGACCGGCGGATCGGGAATTCACAAGTTTAATATCTCAACAGCCTCAGCAATCATTGCGGCAGCAGTCTCTGTTCGTGTGGCGAAACATGGCAATCGATCTGCTTCTGGTAAAGCAGGCAGTGCGGATGTGCTTGAAGCTCTGGGGGTTAACATTCATCTCGATGGAGAACAGGCGAGACAATGTCTGGATGAGATCGGAATCTGCTTCTGCTTTGCTCAGGTGTACCACCCTTCCATGAAACATGCGGCTGCACCACGCAAAGAGCTGGGTGTACGTACGATTTTCAATATGCTTGGTCCTCTCACCAATCCTGCAGGGGCGGATCGCCAGCTCCTCGGTCTGTATGACCGCAGTCGCACGCCGATGATTGCCGAGGTCCTCAATCGTCTCGGTCTAAAGAGAGCGCTCGTCGTCGCAAGTCATGATGGACTGGATGAAATCAGCATATCCGCACCTACTCAGGTATCTGAACTGCGTAATGGTGAAGTTCAGACGTATGATATTGATCCGCGTGATGTGGGCTTATCAATGCATCCGCTTGAAGCGGTTCTTGGAGGAGATGCTCTTCAGAATGCCGAAATTATAAAACGAATCTTCCGCGGAGAACGGAGCGCGTACCGTGATGTCGTCCTGTTAAATGCAGGAGCGTGCATCTACCTTTCGGGTCTTGCTGAGACCATTGCGGAAGGGGTGACCATGGCCGCGGAGGCTGTGGATTCCGGAAAAGCAGCGATGAAATTGGAACAGCTAATACACACAACGGAGGCGTACAGTCATGTATCTTGA
- the trpC gene encoding indole-3-glycerol phosphate synthase TrpC, with the protein MYLDRIVATKQQEVEALAQTFQMEEALKQIETLPATRGFERALSKDRNRSLGLIAEVKKASPSKGLIRPDFHPVEIALAYERAGADCISVLTDVSYFQGSGEYLQAIHQAVNIPLLRKDFIIDERQIAEARLLGADAILLIASILSPEQIRQYLSFAKSIGLDVLIEVHDRTELEQVLEIPQATLVGINNRNLKTFETSLSTTLDLMKLIPDGVTLISESGIDGPERLESLIEAGVQGILVGEHLMRKEDVEAAVYELMGPRG; encoded by the coding sequence ATGTATCTTGATCGAATCGTAGCAACGAAACAGCAAGAGGTTGAAGCATTGGCCCAAACCTTTCAGATGGAAGAGGCGTTGAAACAGATTGAAACATTGCCAGCTACCCGCGGGTTTGAACGGGCATTATCGAAGGATCGTAACCGGAGCCTCGGTCTTATTGCAGAAGTGAAAAAAGCATCCCCGTCCAAAGGGCTCATACGTCCCGACTTTCATCCGGTAGAAATTGCATTAGCCTACGAACGGGCAGGAGCAGATTGTATTTCTGTATTGACGGACGTCTCCTACTTTCAAGGCAGCGGAGAATATCTGCAGGCCATTCATCAGGCTGTGAATATCCCGCTTTTGCGTAAGGATTTTATTATCGATGAGCGCCAGATCGCTGAAGCAAGATTGCTTGGTGCAGATGCCATTTTGCTGATTGCAAGCATCCTGTCACCGGAGCAGATCCGTCAGTATCTGTCATTTGCCAAAAGTATAGGACTGGATGTCTTAATTGAAGTCCATGACCGAACGGAACTGGAGCAAGTACTGGAGATTCCACAGGCAACCCTTGTTGGAATCAACAACCGTAATCTGAAGACGTTCGAGACCAGCTTAAGCACAACCCTTGATCTGATGAAGTTGATTCCGGATGGGGTAACTTTAATCAGTGAGAGCGGCATTGACGGTCCAGAGCGTTTGGAATCCTTAATAGAGGCTGGAGTACAGGGTATCCTCGTCGGTGAACATCTGATGCGTAAGGAAGATGTGGAAGCTGCCGTTTACGAACTGATGGGGCCAAGAGGATGA
- a CDS encoding phosphoribosylanthranilate isomerase has protein sequence MNKLMNDGTGGRDNKLLRESAVAVKICGLQDVEVLKSMINLPIDYIGVVFADSRRQIEADKAAELRAVLMDWTAPNRPKLAGVFVNPSMTELESVMEVAHLDVIQLHGQESPEFCGLVKQRFGTEVFKALSFPKDETATEVNDAAKILDPYQNVVDAILLDTYDPLYGGGSGKTFAWDRIPAYAEWAIQHGIALFVAGGLQPDNVEQLIQNYAPDGVDVSSGVESDGVKDIAKITAFVERVKQA, from the coding sequence ATGAATAAACTCATGAATGACGGTACAGGCGGAAGAGATAACAAGCTGCTTAGGGAATCGGCAGTGGCAGTAAAAATATGTGGACTTCAGGACGTTGAAGTGCTAAAATCGATGATAAACTTGCCGATTGATTACATTGGTGTTGTCTTTGCCGATTCCCGACGACAAATTGAAGCTGATAAGGCTGCCGAGTTAAGAGCGGTTCTAATGGACTGGACCGCACCTAATCGTCCGAAACTGGCGGGAGTATTTGTGAATCCCTCAATGACAGAGCTCGAAAGTGTCATGGAAGTAGCTCATCTGGATGTTATTCAGCTGCATGGACAGGAGTCTCCGGAATTTTGCGGACTGGTGAAGCAGCGTTTCGGCACCGAGGTGTTCAAGGCTCTTTCTTTTCCAAAAGATGAAACAGCTACAGAAGTGAATGATGCTGCTAAGATACTTGATCCTTATCAAAACGTTGTGGATGCCATATTACTGGATACCTATGATCCTCTATACGGGGGAGGTTCCGGTAAAACGTTTGCGTGGGATCGTATTCCCGCTTATGCCGAATGGGCAATTCAACATGGAATTGCTTTGTTCGTAGCAGGGGGACTACAGCCCGATAATGTAGAGCAACTAATACAGAACTATGCACCAGACGGCGTCGATGTATCCAGTGGCGTGGAGTCTGATGGCGTGAAAGATATTGCAAAAATCACAGCATTTGTAGAAAGGGTGAAGCAGGCATGA
- the trpB gene encoding tryptophan synthase subunit beta: MTHQLPDQHGRFGPFGGRFVPETLMNALIELEEAYDRYSQDEEFNKELNYLLSEYSGRETPLYHAEQLSRHLGGPKIYLKREDLNHTGAHKINNAIGQGLLAKRMGKNKVIAETGAGQHGVATATVAALLGLECKVFMGEEDTERQQLNVFRMKLLGAEVIPVTSGTRTLKDAGNEALRYWVSNVEDTFYVLGSVVGPHPYPMMVRNFQRIIGDETRRQIQDIEGRLPDVIVAAVGGGSNAIGMFYPFIGDQDVKLVGVEAAGKGVDTEFHAATMSKGTHGVFQGSMSYLLQDEYGQVQPAHSISAGLDYPGVGPEHSYLKDIERAKYVPITDQEALDALQLLSRTEGIIPALESAHAVAQVVKLAPELTADDIVVICLSGRGDKDVESIMKYTGGNLS; this comes from the coding sequence ATGACACATCAATTGCCGGATCAACATGGGCGTTTCGGTCCCTTCGGAGGCCGCTTTGTACCTGAGACACTAATGAACGCTCTAATCGAATTGGAAGAGGCATATGATCGTTATTCTCAAGACGAGGAATTCAATAAGGAGTTAAATTATTTGCTGAGTGAGTATTCCGGACGGGAGACGCCGCTGTATCATGCGGAACAGTTGTCTCGCCATCTGGGAGGACCGAAGATCTATCTGAAACGTGAAGATTTGAATCACACGGGTGCACATAAAATTAACAATGCGATCGGACAAGGCTTACTTGCCAAACGTATGGGTAAAAATAAAGTCATCGCCGAAACGGGGGCAGGACAGCATGGCGTTGCAACTGCAACCGTTGCTGCTTTGCTTGGTCTTGAATGCAAAGTATTCATGGGCGAGGAAGATACAGAGCGTCAACAACTGAACGTATTCCGTATGAAACTGCTAGGGGCGGAAGTGATTCCCGTGACATCGGGTACGCGGACACTGAAGGACGCAGGGAATGAGGCTCTTCGTTACTGGGTCAGCAACGTGGAGGATACATTCTATGTGCTTGGATCAGTCGTTGGTCCTCATCCATATCCCATGATGGTGCGTAACTTTCAACGAATTATTGGAGATGAGACGCGCAGACAGATTCAGGATATCGAAGGACGTCTTCCTGATGTGATCGTTGCGGCTGTCGGTGGCGGAAGCAATGCAATCGGCATGTTTTACCCGTTTATCGGGGATCAGGATGTGAAGCTTGTTGGTGTTGAAGCTGCCGGCAAAGGTGTGGACACTGAATTCCATGCAGCCACGATGAGTAAAGGAACACATGGCGTTTTTCAGGGTTCCATGAGTTATTTGCTTCAGGATGAGTATGGACAGGTCCAACCTGCACATTCCATCTCGGCGGGTCTTGATTATCCTGGCGTTGGTCCGGAGCATTCCTATCTGAAGGATATTGAACGTGCGAAGTATGTACCGATTACGGATCAGGAGGCGCTGGATGCTTTGCAGCTGCTCAGCCGTACGGAAGGCATCATTCCTGCACTGGAGTCTGCACATGCCGTCGCTCAGGTCGTTAAGCTTGCTCCTGAACTTACAGCAGACGATATCGTTGTCATCTGCCTGTCGGGTCGGGGAGACAAAGATGTCGAATCCATTATGAAATATACGGGAGGGAACTTGTCATGA
- the trpA gene encoding tryptophan synthase subunit alpha, whose translation MNLMDQTFQRLKEQNRTALIPFLTVGDPDVETTIDIIKELEQAGADILELGVPYSDPLADGPVIQRASERALKSQISIRTCMETAAKAREAGVQLPFVLFTYYNPVLQTGLDLFFDELVKHDISGMIIPDLPIEESEDMRRRADAAGVHLVPLVAPTSNARIERIVTGARGFIYCVSSLGVTGERASFFDGVESFIETVKSLTDIPVAVGFGISSHEQVERFSRICDGVVVGSAIVRQVEEAIPLLENPDTREAGLLQIRNFVAQLKG comes from the coding sequence ATGAATCTAATGGACCAGACCTTCCAGCGTTTAAAGGAACAAAATCGTACAGCACTTATTCCGTTTCTGACCGTTGGGGATCCCGACGTGGAGACGACAATTGATATTATCAAGGAGCTTGAACAGGCAGGAGCAGACATCCTGGAGCTTGGGGTTCCCTATTCCGATCCGCTTGCGGATGGTCCTGTTATCCAGCGTGCATCCGAGCGTGCACTGAAAAGCCAGATCTCCATTCGCACCTGCATGGAAACGGCCGCCAAAGCACGCGAGGCTGGAGTACAGCTGCCGTTTGTACTCTTTACGTATTACAACCCTGTACTACAAACGGGACTTGATTTGTTCTTTGATGAACTTGTCAAACACGATATTAGCGGCATGATTATTCCCGATCTTCCTATTGAGGAATCAGAAGATATGCGCCGCAGGGCTGACGCCGCGGGCGTGCATCTGGTTCCGCTGGTAGCTCCTACGTCCAACGCGCGGATTGAGCGTATCGTTACAGGGGCTCGAGGCTTTATCTACTGCGTATCTTCACTCGGTGTAACAGGAGAGAGAGCTTCCTTCTTTGACGGAGTAGAGAGCTTTATTGAGACTGTGAAAAGTCTGACAGATATTCCGGTAGCGGTAGGGTTTGGTATATCCAGCCATGAGCAAGTAGAGCGTTTTTCCCGCATCTGTGACGGAGTGGTTGTAGGGAGCGCCATTGTTCGTCAGGTTGAAGAGGCGATTCCTCTTCTTGAAAATCCAGATACCCGTGAGGCGGGGCTGTTGCAAATTCGCAACTTTGTGGCACAATTAAAAGGATAG
- the hisC gene encoding histidinol-phosphate transaminase, translating into MKPKSQIVNLPVYQPGKPIEEVKRELGLEQVIKLASNENPYGSSPAVLEAITKELAHVSLYPDGSAVELTGVLAKHLGVERSNIIFGCGSDEIIALITRAFFLPGDETIMADQTFSVYKSNADIEGAVTIEVPLKDGTHDLSSMLAQISDRTKVVWVCNPNNPTGTIISEQELVSFMDRVPAHVMVVLDEAYYEFVTDAAYPQSISMLDRYPNLVILRTFSKIYGLASLRIGYGIARPEVIDLINRVREPFNTSRFGQVAATAALLDQPFVQECAKQNASERDFLQNEFTRLGLPFFASQGNFIMVDLDMPSKDAFQSLLKKGIIVRPGFQVYPTYIRVSVGTPEQNRTFVTALENTLAEKATTSH; encoded by the coding sequence TTGAAACCGAAATCCCAGATTGTCAATCTGCCTGTGTACCAACCGGGCAAACCGATTGAAGAAGTGAAACGTGAACTGGGGCTTGAGCAAGTGATCAAGCTGGCCTCCAACGAAAACCCATACGGCAGCTCTCCTGCCGTACTGGAAGCCATTACGAAAGAGTTGGCCCATGTTAGTCTGTATCCTGACGGCAGCGCGGTTGAGCTGACAGGAGTGCTGGCGAAGCATTTGGGTGTGGAACGGAGCAACATTATTTTTGGCTGTGGATCGGACGAGATTATTGCCCTGATTACCCGTGCGTTCTTCCTTCCCGGAGATGAGACGATCATGGCGGATCAGACGTTCTCCGTCTACAAAAGCAATGCGGACATTGAGGGCGCTGTGACAATTGAGGTTCCTCTTAAGGATGGGACGCATGACCTGTCCTCCATGCTCGCGCAAATTAGCGATAGAACCAAAGTCGTATGGGTATGTAACCCGAATAACCCAACAGGAACAATTATCTCTGAACAGGAGCTCGTATCATTTATGGATCGGGTACCTGCTCATGTTATGGTTGTGCTGGACGAGGCCTATTATGAGTTTGTAACGGATGCGGCTTATCCACAAAGTATTTCAATGCTTGATCGATATCCAAACCTGGTCATTTTGCGGACTTTCTCCAAAATCTATGGCCTTGCTTCACTACGAATTGGATATGGCATTGCACGTCCGGAGGTCATCGACCTGATTAACCGTGTACGCGAACCGTTCAACACATCGCGTTTCGGTCAGGTGGCAGCAACGGCTGCACTTTTGGACCAACCATTTGTCCAGGAATGTGCGAAGCAGAATGCATCTGAACGTGATTTTCTCCAAAACGAGTTTACGCGTCTTGGATTGCCGTTTTTCGCGTCGCAAGGAAACTTTATCATGGTCGATTTGGATATGCCGTCCAAGGATGCGTTCCAATCCTTGCTCAAAAAAGGGATCATTGTCCGCCCTGGATTCCAAGTCTATCCAACATACATCCGTGTGTCCGTAGGCACGCCAGAGCAGAACCGTACATTTGTGACGGCATTGGAGAACACGCTGGCTGAGAAGGCGACAACAAGCCACTAA